One window of Euzebyales bacterium genomic DNA carries:
- a CDS encoding transposase: MFGDATQFTTGKQAAAFVGLNPSNWESGLMAAPSRPITKEGPPELRLALYQAANVARRRDPQLAVCYRRLMVERGHTHIQATFAGARKLATRVWATLTSGTPYEFRDLEGTPITEDAAAELAASHTVPADVRRRTRARAAAVRRGRLSG, encoded by the coding sequence CTGTTCGGCGACGCCACCCAGTTCACGACCGGCAAGCAGGCCGCAGCGTTCGTCGGGCTCAACCCGTCGAACTGGGAGTCGGGATTGATGGCCGCGCCGTCGCGGCCGATCACCAAGGAAGGCCCGCCCGAGCTGCGGCTGGCGTTGTATCAGGCCGCCAACGTCGCGCGTCGTCGCGATCCGCAGCTCGCGGTGTGCTACCGACGGCTGATGGTCGAACGGGGCCACACCCACATCCAGGCCACCTTCGCGGGTGCGCGCAAGCTGGCCACGCGGGTGTGGGCGACGCTGACCAGCGGCACGCCGTATGAGTTCCGCGACCTTGAGGGCACCCCGATAACCGAAGACGCCGCCGCCGAGCTCGCCGCCAGCCACACCGTCCCCGCCGACGTCCGTCGCCGTACCCGCGCACGCGCCGCC